Proteins co-encoded in one Erwinia sp. genomic window:
- a CDS encoding hypothetical protein (ID:JIFNMEKO_02031;~UPF0070 protein HI_0370;~source:Prodigal:2.6) has product MEVNSNENEQIDAVKRFFVHNAKALVIGAVIGIGLLAGWRFWVHHQTGASKEASLQFEQVVKSLNSGEKSALAAGEKFTQATPGVYGALASLNLAKRYVDDNQLDKALIQLNNGLKDTQDSNLQTLINLRIARLQLQMKKPDDALKTLENVKGEGWIAVVADIRGDALLSKGDNQGARSAWSKGIDSDASPALVEMLKMKMNNLPG; this is encoded by the coding sequence GTGGAAGTGAATAGCAACGAAAATGAACAAATCGACGCTGTGAAACGTTTTTTTGTGCATAATGCTAAGGCACTGGTTATCGGTGCTGTTATTGGGATTGGTCTGCTGGCAGGCTGGCGTTTCTGGGTACATCATCAGACCGGTGCCAGTAAGGAAGCCTCTTTGCAGTTTGAGCAAGTCGTCAAATCATTGAACAGTGGCGAGAAATCAGCTCTGGCGGCGGGTGAAAAATTTACTCAGGCTACACCTGGTGTTTATGGTGCTCTGGCGTCACTGAATCTTGCTAAACGTTATGTTGATGATAATCAACTGGATAAGGCATTGATTCAGCTTAATAATGGTCTGAAAGATACCCAGGACAGTAACCTGCAAACGTTGATCAATCTGCGTATCGCTCGTTTGCAACTGCAAATGAAAAAACCTGATGACGCGTTAAAGACGCTGGAAAACGTGAAAGGTGAAGGCTGGATCGCTGTTGTTGCTGACATTCGGGGTGATGCACTGTTAAGCAAGGGTGATAACCAGGGTGCGCGCAGTGCGTGGAGTAAAGGCATTGATTCTGATGCATCACCCGCGCTTGTTGAAATGTTGAAAATGAAAATGAATAATTTGCCAGGTTAA
- the hisS gene encoding Histidine--tRNA ligase (ID:JIFNMEKO_02032;~source:Prodigal:2.6) yields the protein MAKNIQAIRGMNDYLPADTAVWQRIEQILKQVLNSYGYNEIRTPIVEQTPLFKRAIGEVTDVVEKEMYTFDDRNGESLTLRPECTASCVRAGIEHGLLYNQEQRLWYMGPMFRYERPQKGRYRQFYQIGAEVFGLQGPAIDAELIMMTARWWKALGINEHVHLQINSIGSLSARADYRVALVAFLEQHKQALDEDCLRRMYTNPLRVLDSKNPDIQRLLNDAPKLADYLDEESREHFAQLCSYLESAGIHYEVNQRLVRGLDYYNKTVFEWVTESLGAQGTVCAGGRYDGLVSQLGGRETPAVGFAMGLERLVMLVQTVNQDFNQQPGIDIYVIASGQGVQPAAMRFAETLRDALPARKMMTNFGGGNFKKQFARADKWGASIALVLGEDEVAASQVVIKNLRSGEQQTLAQSEAAAVLTAMLDEAAE from the coding sequence GTGGCAAAGAATATCCAGGCCATTCGTGGCATGAATGATTATCTGCCTGCGGATACTGCAGTATGGCAGCGCATTGAACAGATCCTCAAGCAAGTACTGAACAGTTACGGTTACAACGAAATCCGTACACCGATAGTTGAACAAACTCCCTTATTCAAACGAGCGATTGGTGAAGTCACCGATGTGGTTGAAAAAGAGATGTATACCTTTGACGATCGTAATGGTGAAAGTTTAACACTCCGTCCTGAGTGCACCGCCAGTTGTGTGCGTGCCGGAATCGAACACGGGTTATTGTATAATCAGGAACAACGTCTGTGGTACATGGGCCCTATGTTTCGCTATGAGCGGCCACAGAAAGGACGTTACCGGCAGTTTTATCAGATAGGTGCGGAAGTTTTTGGCCTGCAGGGGCCAGCCATTGACGCAGAGCTGATCATGATGACGGCCCGTTGGTGGAAAGCGCTGGGCATCAATGAGCATGTGCATTTACAGATTAACTCTATTGGTTCACTCAGTGCCAGAGCGGATTACCGTGTTGCATTAGTGGCTTTCCTGGAGCAGCACAAACAGGCGCTGGATGAGGATTGTCTTCGTCGCATGTATACTAACCCTTTACGGGTGCTGGACAGTAAAAATCCTGATATCCAGCGTTTACTGAATGATGCCCCAAAACTTGCTGATTATCTCGATGAAGAGTCCCGCGAACATTTCGCTCAGCTCTGCTCTTATCTGGAAAGCGCCGGCATTCACTATGAAGTCAATCAGCGTCTGGTGCGCGGGCTTGATTACTATAACAAAACCGTATTTGAATGGGTCACTGAAAGCCTTGGTGCTCAGGGGACGGTATGTGCAGGTGGACGCTACGACGGGCTTGTCAGCCAGTTGGGTGGACGGGAAACGCCAGCAGTCGGTTTTGCGATGGGGCTTGAAAGGTTGGTGATGCTGGTTCAGACAGTTAACCAGGATTTCAACCAGCAGCCTGGTATTGATATTTATGTGATTGCTTCCGGTCAGGGGGTTCAGCCGGCTGCGATGCGGTTTGCTGAAACACTGCGTGATGCGCTGCCAGCCAGAAAGATGATGACAAATTTTGGTGGCGGGAACTTCAAAAAACAGTTTGCCCGGGCTGATAAATGGGGAGCCAGTATAGCTCTGGTGCTTGGCGAAGACGAAGTCGCGGCTTCTCAAGTGGTGATTAAAAACTTGCGCAGTGGCGAACAACAAACATTGGCCCAAAGTGAAGCTGCAGCGGTTTTAACCGCCATGCTGGACGAAGCTGCTGAATAA
- the ispG gene encoding 4-hydroxy-3-methylbut-2-en-1-yl diphosphate synthase (flavodoxin) (ID:JIFNMEKO_02033;~source:Prodigal:2.6) — translation MHNETPITRRKSTRLYVGNVPVGDGAPIAVQSMTNTRTTDVDATVQQIRALERVGVDIVRVSVPTMDAAEAFKLIKQQVNVPLVADIHFDYRIALKVAEYGVDCLRINPGNIGNETRIRQVVDCARDKNIPIRIGVNAGSLEKDLQEKYGEPTPQALLESALRHVDHLDRLNFDQFKVSVKASDVFLAVESYRLLARQIVQPLHLGITEAGGARAGAVKSAIGLGLLLSEGIGDTLRISLAADPIEEVKVGFDILKSLRIRSRGINFIACPTCSRQEFDVIGTVNALEQRLEDIIMPMDVSIIGCVVNGPGEALVSTLGVTGSNKKSGFYEDGVRLRERLDNDDMIDQLEARIRAKATILDQSQRIDIQQIEK, via the coding sequence ATGCATAACGAAACACCCATTACTCGCCGCAAATCCACCCGCCTTTATGTAGGCAATGTTCCCGTCGGGGACGGTGCCCCTATCGCTGTGCAGTCCATGACCAACACGCGAACTACCGATGTGGATGCCACTGTGCAGCAGATCAGGGCGCTGGAACGTGTTGGTGTTGATATTGTCCGTGTATCAGTACCCACCATGGATGCAGCTGAAGCATTCAAACTGATAAAACAACAGGTCAATGTTCCATTAGTTGCTGATATTCACTTTGACTATCGCATCGCACTCAAAGTTGCTGAATATGGCGTTGACTGTTTACGCATTAATCCTGGCAATATTGGTAATGAAACGAGAATAAGACAAGTTGTTGATTGTGCTCGTGATAAAAATATTCCTATTCGTATTGGTGTCAATGCCGGGTCGCTGGAGAAAGATCTTCAGGAGAAGTATGGAGAACCGACACCTCAGGCATTGCTCGAATCCGCATTACGGCATGTAGATCACCTGGATCGATTGAACTTTGATCAATTCAAAGTCAGTGTAAAAGCATCCGATGTTTTTCTTGCTGTTGAGTCTTACCGTTTACTGGCTCGCCAGATTGTTCAGCCTTTGCATCTTGGCATCACCGAAGCGGGTGGCGCACGTGCTGGCGCGGTAAAATCGGCAATTGGTCTGGGATTACTGCTTTCGGAAGGGATTGGCGATACGCTGCGTATCTCTCTCGCGGCTGATCCGATTGAAGAAGTCAAAGTTGGTTTTGATATTTTAAAATCTCTGCGTATTCGTTCTCGCGGCATAAATTTTATTGCGTGCCCCACCTGCTCACGTCAGGAATTTGATGTGATTGGCACGGTAAATGCGCTGGAACAGCGACTGGAAGACATTATTATGCCGATGGATGTCTCTATCATTGGTTGCGTGGTGAATGGTCCTGGTGAGGCGCTGGTTTCTACGCTTGGTGTGACGGGTAGCAATAAAAAGAGTGGATTTTATGAGGATGGTGTCAGGCTGCGTGAGCGTCTTGATAACGATGATATGATTGATCAGCTGGAAGCACGAATCCGGGCAAAAGCAACCATACTCGACCAAAGTCAACGTATTGATATTCAGCAGATTGAAAAATAA
- the rodZ gene encoding Cytoskeleton protein RodZ (ID:JIFNMEKO_02034;~source:Prodigal:2.6), producing MNIAATQENMALLSTGQRLREAREQKGHTQQEIAERLCLKLSTIRDLEADSLPADLAATFLRGYVRSYARIVGVPESELLSDLARQAPIRTSKIEVMQTVALGKKRKKRDGWFAVFSWLVVFVVIGLTGAWWWQNHKAAQDDLQTMAEQNADVGSGARQSISLVDHNQPSVTSHSSSSVAPPASTAPEAAATAEPSPAAVVLPATTPAVNTLNPGGAVSPSLPVAPAGVSVVAEQHELQMVFSDNCWIEVTDAKGKILANGIQRRGDKLTLNGSVPYHLKIGAPAAVQVTYQGKGIDLAQFVRARQVARLSVGTQ from the coding sequence ATGAATATTGCAGCCACACAAGAAAACATGGCATTACTTTCCACGGGACAACGTCTTCGCGAAGCCCGGGAGCAAAAGGGACACACTCAGCAAGAGATTGCTGAGCGTCTCTGTTTGAAATTATCAACCATCAGAGATCTTGAAGCTGATAGTTTACCTGCTGATCTGGCAGCAACTTTTCTGCGCGGATATGTTCGCTCTTATGCACGTATTGTTGGTGTTCCGGAAAGTGAATTGTTATCTGATCTCGCCAGACAGGCACCAATACGCACCTCTAAAATTGAGGTGATGCAGACGGTTGCCCTGGGGAAAAAACGTAAAAAACGTGATGGCTGGTTCGCTGTTTTCAGCTGGCTGGTGGTGTTTGTTGTAATCGGGCTGACCGGAGCCTGGTGGTGGCAAAATCATAAAGCTGCCCAGGATGATCTGCAAACCATGGCAGAACAAAATGCTGATGTTGGTAGTGGTGCACGGCAGTCTATCTCACTGGTTGATCACAATCAGCCATCGGTAACCAGCCATTCCTCTTCTTCAGTGGCACCACCCGCGTCAACCGCACCTGAAGCAGCGGCAACGGCTGAACCCTCACCTGCAGCTGTGGTTTTACCGGCAACTACTCCGGCAGTTAACACACTGAATCCAGGTGGCGCCGTATCGCCATCATTACCTGTAGCCCCTGCTGGCGTCAGTGTTGTAGCTGAACAGCATGAGTTACAGATGGTTTTTTCTGATAACTGTTGGATAGAAGTTACTGATGCAAAAGGTAAAATCCTTGCTAATGGTATACAGCGTCGTGGTGACAAGCTCACATTAAATGGTAGCGTACCTTATCATTTGAAAATTGGTGCGCCTGCTGCGGTACAGGTAACTTATCAGGGTAAAGGTATTGATCTTGCTCAGTTCGTTCGTGCAAGACAGGTAGCACGTCTGTCTGTTGGTACGCAGTAA
- the bepA_3 gene encoding Beta-barrel assembly-enhancing protease (ID:JIFNMEKO_02035;~source:Prodigal:2.6), with protein sequence MKQTVIALTVLFLAGCSQKSQVLPGVDTRLQLGLLYLEQRAYPLAQRHLRQAMTQAPDDYRSHLAMARYHHDTGDNTQAARSYKTARQLQPKNRDVINNYGAFLCRLGQYDAAQQQFEIALKSSSGDARRQALENAGYCYLNAGVWKNAKALLIEATAHDPVRQRELLAEARRRKSQQEFTAFQLLTEVYHHRASDTGST encoded by the coding sequence ATGAAACAAACAGTGATCGCATTAACGGTGCTTTTTTTGGCGGGGTGTAGTCAGAAATCACAGGTATTGCCTGGAGTGGATACACGTTTGCAACTAGGCTTGTTGTATCTTGAACAACGAGCCTATCCATTAGCACAACGTCACTTACGACAGGCGATGACTCAGGCACCAGATGACTATCGTAGCCATCTTGCGATGGCACGTTATCATCACGATACAGGTGATAACACACAGGCAGCTCGTAGTTATAAAACCGCTCGACAACTGCAGCCAAAAAATCGTGATGTTATCAATAATTACGGTGCGTTTCTCTGTCGTTTAGGGCAGTATGATGCAGCACAACAGCAGTTTGAAATAGCGCTCAAATCTTCGTCTGGAGATGCACGCAGACAGGCGTTGGAAAATGCGGGCTATTGTTATCTCAATGCAGGGGTATGGAAAAATGCAAAAGCTTTGCTTATAGAAGCAACAGCACATGACCCTGTCCGTCAGAGAGAGTTACTGGCGGAAGCGCGCAGGCGGAAAAGCCAGCAGGAGTTTACTGCTTTTCAGCTCCTGACAGAGGTATATCACCACCGTGCTTCAGATACCGGAAGTACGTAG